The Rhopalosiphum maidis isolate BTI-1 chromosome 1, ASM367621v3, whole genome shotgun sequence genome has a segment encoding these proteins:
- the LOC113550547 gene encoding UV-stimulated scaffold protein A-like produces the protein MTLDYDIASRAAQLVERLTSTGENDVDCKLYDEIEKICKKSSIYIDRVHALLFHQLKEKHSQIRLSALRICNRLFKKFEHFRRLIIVDISVLLKLTVNTDAGRTLPPPKKFATDLEIYSIRCIKEWSDEFEKDFKDEFNFVFKYLNKYKKIDFESMTVLSVTEARLQEDREQRQRRFNEEKLKKIESEINELEPEITIAARTLESCLELLIPIPEEFFIPEAEEDIVPPSNLLELSSLDTGGKIAAVVKSSNENERCRETGIIDPAAHNVTVTLRPDFRKRVKKSQDNLAIIESANEQVKLISDKYLPRIKKWLQDIARISNGELLKRAIELKRYLIDLTSRENKITYYGDSDDCSSESDMEEVPPKSYADDLLAQCLAKTDNNTQNYDSNRAAESVKVSERDENRSSVVDVPKLPFDIDLYHWEDEQLSAPRILPTNQDGHSFWTSNSVMDTDCDGIIQPGGSEILRTRVIEFTGKFERVDRQCRTPLPSGRLCPREDRFKCPFHGRIVPRDELGRVINPENKIILETEKKQNVPDWQNPQLLRDIQHQTGVDLKMPEKGSRRKRKQNSNLTNLKKEQDTPRARLEKKVFKKSSVKKVANILDGIDQRKFRDKFGDQFNYVHDTA, from the exons aaaatcctCAATCTACATCGACAGAGTTCATGCATTACTATTTCATCAACTCAAAGAGAAACATTCTCAGATTCGTTTGAGTGCACTCCGAATTTGTAATCGTCTTTTTAA gaaatttgaacattttagaaGATTAATAATCGTCGATATCTCAGTTCTTCTAAAACTCACAGTTAACACGGATGCAGGTCGAACATTGCCTCCGCCTAAGAAATTCGCGACGGATTTAGAAATTTACTCTATTAGATGCATTAAGGAATGGAGCGATGAGTTTGAGAAAGACTTTAAAGacgaatttaattttgtgtttaagTATTTGAACAAGTACAAAAAA ATTGATTTTGAATCAATGACTGTACTATCCGTTACCGAAGCGAGACTACAGGAAGACAGGGAACAGCGACAACGTCGTTTCAATGAagagaaattgaaaaaaatcgagTCTGAAATAAATG AACTCGAACCGGAAATAACTATTGCGGCTAGAACCCTGGAGAGTTGTCTGGAATTGCTAATTCCCATTCCGGAAGAGTTTTTTATACCTGAAGCGGAGGAAGACATTGTCCCTCCATCGAACCTTTTGGAACTTTCGTCGTTAGATACTGGGGGAAAAATTGCTGCTGTGGTTAAGTCGAGTAACGAAAACGAAAGGTGCAGAGAAACTGGCATAATTGACCCTGCAGCACACAACGTGACAGTCACGTTGAGACCGg ATTTTCGAAAGAGAGTGAAGAAATCCCAAGACAACTTGGCTATAATTGAAAGTGCAAATGAACAAGTTAAACTCATTTCCGACAAGTATTTGCCAAGAATCAAAAAATGGTTGCAAGACATAGCAAGAATTtcga atgGAGAACTCCTAAAACGAGCAATCGAACTCAAGCGTTATTTGATTGATCTGACGAGCAGAGAAAACAAAATCACGTATTACGGAGACAGTGATGATTGTTCCAGCGAATCCGACATGGAAGAAGTCCCCCCTAAATCTTACGCTGATGATCTATTGGCTCAATGTTTAGCTAAAACtgataataat acTCAAAATTATGATAGTAATCGCGCTGCAGAGTCTGTAAAAGTTTCAGAGAGAGATGAAAATCGCAGTAGTGTCGTAGACGTGCCTAAGTTACCGTTTGACATCGATCTATATCACTGGGAAGACGAACAACTTTCAGCTCCTCGTATTTTAcc tacAAATCAAGATGGTCATAGTTTTTGGACTTCGAATTCTGTAATGGATACTGATTGCGATGGTATTATACAGCCAGGAGGATCTGAAATTTTACGCACTCGAGTTATTGAATTTACTGGTAAATTCGAAAGAGTTGATAGACAGTGTAGAACCCCATTGCCAAGTGGAAGATTATGCCCAAGAGAAGAtcgttttaaa tgtccGTTTCATGGACGTATTGTACCGAGAGATGAGCTCGGTCGAGTTATCAAtccagaaaacaaaataattttagaaacagAGAAAAAACAGAATGTACCTGATTGGCAAAATCCACAGTTGCTTAGAGACATACAG CATCAAACAGGAGTTGATCTTAAAATGCCGGAAAAAGGAAGCAGAAGGAaacgaaaacaaaattcaaatctgacaaatttaaaaaaagagcaGGATACTCCACGCGCCCGACTGGAAAAAAAAGTGTTCAAAAA ATCATCTGTGAAGAAAGTAGCTAACATTTTAGATGGTATAGATCAGAGAAAATTTCGAGATAAATTTGGAGATCAATTCAATTACGTCCACGATACAGCTTAA